Proteins encoded by one window of Pseudomonas sp. PSKL.D1:
- a CDS encoding sugar ABC transporter substrate-binding protein, with product MKLPFPGRLLALAVLSSLSLAMPFSAAHAEDKPKVALVMKSLANEFFRTMEDGAKAYQKEHPNDFDLVANGIKDETDTGNQIRIVEQMIATGAKALVIAPADSKALVPVVKKAMDAGITVVNIDNRLDPEVLKSKGISVPFVGPDNRKGARLVGDYLAQQKLKAGDEVGIIEGVPTTTNAQQRTAGFKDAMDTAQMKIVSVQSGNWEIDKGNAVAASMLNEYPNLKALLAGNDSMALGAVSAVRAAGKTGQVQVVGYDNINAIKPMLKDGRVLATLDQAASQQAVYGIQAALKMIKGEKPDVDADNVIQTPVELITQ from the coding sequence ATGAAGCTGCCGTTCCCCGGTCGCCTGCTGGCGCTCGCCGTACTTTCCTCGCTGTCGCTCGCCATGCCGTTTTCTGCCGCCCACGCAGAGGACAAGCCCAAAGTCGCACTGGTCATGAAGTCGCTGGCCAACGAGTTCTTCCGCACCATGGAAGACGGCGCCAAGGCCTACCAGAAAGAGCACCCCAACGATTTCGACCTGGTGGCCAACGGCATCAAGGACGAAACCGACACCGGCAACCAGATCCGCATTGTTGAGCAAATGATCGCCACCGGCGCCAAGGCGCTGGTAATCGCCCCGGCAGACTCCAAAGCCCTGGTGCCCGTGGTGAAAAAGGCCATGGATGCCGGCATCACCGTGGTCAACATTGACAACCGCCTGGACCCTGAGGTGCTCAAGAGCAAAGGCATAAGCGTGCCCTTCGTAGGCCCGGACAACCGCAAGGGCGCGCGCCTGGTGGGCGATTACCTGGCCCAGCAGAAGCTCAAGGCCGGTGACGAGGTAGGCATCATCGAAGGCGTGCCGACCACCACCAACGCCCAGCAACGCACCGCTGGCTTCAAGGACGCCATGGACACGGCGCAGATGAAGATCGTTTCGGTGCAGTCCGGCAACTGGGAAATCGACAAAGGCAACGCCGTCGCCGCCTCCATGCTCAACGAATACCCCAACCTCAAAGCCCTGCTGGCAGGCAACGACAGCATGGCGTTGGGCGCTGTTTCTGCCGTGCGCGCCGCCGGCAAGACCGGCCAGGTGCAAGTGGTGGGGTATGACAATATCAACGCCATCAAACCCATGCTCAAGGACGGCCGCGTGCTGGCCACCCTCGACCAGGCGGCCAGCCAGCAGGCGGTGTATGGCATTCAGGCAGCGCTGAAGATGATCAAGGGCGAGAAGCCGGATGTGGATGCCGACAATGTGATTCAGACGCCGGTTGAGCTCATCACCCAGTAA
- a CDS encoding asparaginase — translation MNAALKSFAPCALALLLTLPATASAKEAETQQKLANVVILATGGTIAGAGASAANSATYQAAKLGVDKLIAGVPELASLANVRGEQVMQIASESISNDDLLTLGKRVAELADSPDVDGIVITHGTDTLEETAYFLNLVEKTEKPIVVVGSMRPGTAMSADGMLNLYNAVAVASDKQSRGKGVLVTMNDEIQSGRDVSKSVNIKTEAFKSAWGPMGMVVEGKSYWFRLPAKRHTVNSEFDIKQISALPQVDIAYGYGNVTDTAYKALAQNGAKALIHAGTGNGSVASRVVPALQELRKSGVQIIRSSHVNQGGFVLRNAEQPDDKNDWVVAHDLNPQKARVLAMVAMTKTQDSKELQRIFWEY, via the coding sequence ATGAATGCTGCCCTGAAGTCTTTCGCCCCCTGCGCCCTTGCCCTGCTGCTGACCCTGCCCGCCACGGCATCGGCAAAAGAAGCTGAAACCCAACAGAAGCTGGCCAACGTGGTCATCCTCGCCACCGGCGGCACCATTGCCGGCGCCGGTGCCAGCGCCGCCAACAGCGCCACTTACCAGGCTGCCAAGCTCGGCGTCGACAAGCTGATCGCCGGTGTGCCGGAGCTGGCCAGCCTGGCCAATGTGCGCGGTGAACAAGTGATGCAGATTGCCTCCGAAAGCATCAGCAACGACGACCTGCTGACACTGGGCAAACGCGTCGCCGAGCTGGCCGACAGCCCGGATGTCGACGGCATCGTCATCACCCACGGCACCGACACTCTGGAAGAAACCGCCTACTTCCTCAACCTGGTGGAAAAGACCGAAAAGCCCATTGTGGTGGTCGGGTCGATGCGCCCCGGCACCGCCATGTCGGCCGACGGCATGCTCAACCTGTATAACGCCGTGGCCGTGGCCAGTGACAAACAATCCCGAGGCAAGGGTGTGCTGGTGACCATGAACGACGAGATCCAGTCCGGCCGTGACGTGAGCAAGTCGGTCAACATCAAGACCGAAGCGTTCAAAAGCGCCTGGGGCCCGATGGGCATGGTGGTCGAAGGCAAGTCGTACTGGTTCCGCCTGCCGGCCAAGCGCCATACCGTCAACTCCGAGTTCGACATCAAGCAGATCAGCGCCCTGCCCCAAGTGGACATCGCCTACGGCTATGGCAACGTGACGGACACGGCCTACAAGGCACTGGCACAAAACGGCGCCAAAGCGCTGATTCACGCAGGCACCGGCAATGGCTCGGTAGCTTCCCGCGTGGTGCCGGCCTTGCAGGAGCTACGCAAGAGCGGCGTGCAGATCATCCGCTCGTCCCACGTCAACCAGGGTGGTTTCGTGCTGCGCAATGCCGAACAGCCAGATGACAAGAACGATTGGGTGGTGGCCCACGACCTGAACCCGCAGAAGGCGCGGGTGCTGGCGATGGTGGCGATGACGAAGACTCAGGACAGCAAGGAGTTGCAACGCATCTTCTGGGAGTACTGA